The sequence below is a genomic window from Bos javanicus breed banteng chromosome 21, ARS-OSU_banteng_1.0, whole genome shotgun sequence.
CACCTGTCCCCATGTCTGCCTGGCTGTGTGCCCTGTACTTCCCCTCTCTGGCAGACGATAGCCTTTCCCAGGAGCAATGTCCTGGGGTCCAGCATTAAGGGGACGATGGGTGGAATCTGTTAAGTTTTTTCCTTGAAGCTTGTGGGTGTAGTTTGTGGAGAGTAGACAAGGTGGATACCATGCCTCTGCTGTGCAAATACAATGTGGGTGCAGAGATGTATGTAGACGAAAGTTCCCTGAAATAAACaggaaaactagaaaatgaaaaaacagccCAGTGGACCCCACTGCCTTgggatctcctggctgatcaaaGATGTGGGGGACAGGAGGTTTGTCCGTGGCTTCTCTTTTCCAGGACGGGTTCCAACCCCTCCTTGGGCCTCAGAGTTCCCATCTGAGCACTGTCTGAGGGTTTGACCCCAGTCCCAGTCCTCTGGAGCAGAAACCAAGGGCTTCGTGGGTGCTTGGCGCCCTCTGGTGGCCACTAGGACAATGGGTcctgggctgagctgggctgggGTGAAATGAGGTCACCCTATCTCTTTCAGCAGTTGCTGGAGTCAGGGTCTGAGGACCAAGGAGCCTACCTCTCAGCCCAGCCTCACCACTTGCAGAGGCCTCCTCTCCAGAACCCTAGCCTCTGCCAGTCTAGCTCTTCCAATTCACACCTCCAGGATGCTAAGAGATCTTTCGAGAACACAGGGCTGCCTGGCCTCACCTGAAGCCCCACAGTGACCCCCAGGCTCCTTGGCTGGCTCCTCAGAAGGCCAGTCACAATGACCTCTCCAGACTTCCACTGTGCTCATCCCACCACGGTCGTCTCCCCGTCAGCTCCCCAagccctgtgctgtgtgcttccCTGAGCTCTTCATAGGCTGCTCCCTCTCCTGGGTGTGCCTGCCCGCATTCTCCTGTGAACGAACTCCAGGCCCTGCTGAGAGGTCGGCAAGTGTGAACTCACCTCAGGCTAACTGCCCACTCTCCCTCCTCTGATCTCAGGACCCTACGGGTATCGCTCGTGTACCAATTGTCCCCTCTGGCCACCGCACTGGACAAGCACTCTTCAAAGTGTTCTTGGTGCCCCAGTGTCCCCAGGGTGGGAACCAGCAACAGCCAGCTGGCCTATGGAGCCCCACCACACACAGCGTCACAGCCCCTGCTCCAGGCCCGGGTTACCGTAGATCTTGAAGGCGTAGCTGGCCTTGAGCTCGCGGGGAGCTGACTCACAGAGCACAGAAAACATGTCAACAAAGTCATTGAAGGTGAGGTTCCCCTCACCATCTTCAGAGAAAGCCTCCACGATCCTTTCCTTGAAGGGATTCTCCTGAAGAAAACAACCACAGCGGTCACCATGGGTGCAGGTTCACTGGCAGGACCCTGGAGCCCATCTGTTATGCCTCTGTGACCTaacccctctgggcctcagtttccccatctgtaaaatgggaataataatcacACCTACTTAATTGGGTTGCGAGagggttaaatgagttaaaaataaGGTGTTGGTACAAGGTCcggcacatcatgagaaatgccaggctggatgagtttacaggctggaatcaagacaggcggaagaaacaaaaacaacctcagataggcagatgataccgcTATAatggcacaaagcaaagaggaactaaagggcctcttgatgagggtgaaggaggagagtgaaaggctaaatatgaaaaaaactaagatatggcatctggccccaatgctgcatggcaaatagaagggggaaaggtggaatcagtgacagatttcctcttcttgggtttcaaaataactgcagatggtgactgcagccatgaaatcagaagacagctgcttcttggcaggaaagcaatgacaaagctagacagggtgttgaaaagcagagacattactctgccaacaaaggtctggatagtcaaggctatggtcttcccagttgtACCGTTGTGCGAGCTGGACCGTAATGAAggcaaaatgccaaagaattgatgcctttgaactgtggtgctggagaagactcctgaaagtcccttggaaagcaaggagataaaaGCAGTCAATCaagggagatcaatcctgaatattcactgggaagactggtgctgaagctccagtatttcggtcatctgatgcaaacagatgactcattagaaacatccctgatgctgggaaagattgagggcagaaagagaagagggtgtcagaggatgagatggctggacagcatcaccgatgcaatgaacatgaacttgggcaaactctgggagatggtgagggacagggaggcctggcgtgctgcagtccatggcatcacagtgagtcacacacgactgggcaactgaacaacagcagcaacaaggcCCAGCACTAGTGAGAGCTCTACAGGTGTCACGTTCTGTTATATTGTTTGGATGAGCAGGGGGAGCTCAGCAGAGCCCAGTGTGCCCACTGGAGGCATCGCCTCTTCCAGCAGGAGCAGGGCTTAGTCCCATTACCCAGGGAGTACATGGAGGCTCCTGCCTTGACATGCAAGAGAAGACAATGTTCCCGAATCCAGACTCATACTGATCACAGCACAAAAGGCCAGTGTATCAACAGACAAGTTGCTGGGGCAAGGgctagcaactttattcataaaagCAGCAAactgagaagatggtggacttgtatcccaaagaaccatcttgcccgagttagaattcaggctcctTCTACACTAAAGCGGGAGTAAAGTGAAACATTTCCTGGTTCCCATCAGCCTCCAGAGTGagtgaaatgaagttgctcagtcgtgtccgactctctgcaaccctgtggactgtagcctaccaggctcctccgtccatgggattttccaagcaagagtactggagtgggttgccatttccttctccaggggatcttcccaacccagggatcaaatccaggtctcccgcattgtaggcagacgctttaccgtctaagccaccagggaagtccagagaggAGGCATTAATTCCTTCCTCCCTGcagtcattcacaggtgggcctggTCAGGATGTTACCTGTGAGCTAAACACAGATATTTTAGCTTAACGCTCACTACCTGGgaggcagggttcccagagatgggccattatgtGTGATTTAAGCTTAGAGGCAATATCCCTTTAGTGACTAATTTGGAAGAGACTATAAAGGTTGTTCCCTACTACTACAGCTCTCAGCTCAGACCAAGATCATGGGAGGCAGCAGTGGGGCTCCGGGGGTTGGATAACTGGGCCAGGATCAGAGAATCACTCAGATCCCAGGCCAGCAGTCACCCAACTCCTATGAATTTTCCTAGGCCAGCCCACAGGGAGGTGAGAAATTATACCAGCAACTCCCTCCTCTGATCCCAGCTCACTCAGGGCCCATCTCTCCTGGAGTCCTCTACCCGCAGCTGGGCCAGCACTGGGCCACTCCACTCTGTGCCCAGTCCAGCAGAGGGGACTAGAGACAACCCCATGGTTCCTCCCAAGTGCCTCCTACCCTCAAATGATCCTCTGAGCCTGGGCTCAAGCCCCCGCTCTAGACCAGGCTGGCTGCTTGTCCAGGGCTGAGCCTGTGACCTACTATCCCTCAGGACTTAAGTCATAGCCCGATACAGCCCCCAAGTGGATGCCATGTGGACCCCAACTGCATACCCTGACCCCAGAGTCACACATATGAGACCTGGAAAGGGGCTATTTGCAAAGACCCACAGCAACATGCTCTAAAAACCCAAATGCTTTCTTACTATCAAAGTGCACTTTCTGTGTATTATATTAATAAGTAAGGAACTCGGGAAATGAAACTCTTAGGTCAAGTATATAAATGGTTtgaggaccagcagcatcagcctcacctggaagcttgttagaaaAACAGATCCTTGGGCCCCACCCAGACCtactgaacctggactgggatTCTGACAAGATCTCGAGGTGATTCCTGTGCACATTAAAAGTCTGAGAGGGGATGCGATGGATGACTGTGCTGTGAGAGGCTACAGCCAGGCAAGGAGGCGGCTGGAAGAAAGTTACcttcaaaagcagacacacacAAGGTGTGCCAAGGACAGCAGCTGGGCCGCCTAACAAAGGGGTGAGCAGGTGAGTGCAGGCTAACCGCCTGCGGCCCAGGGGCAGCACCAGTCACAGCACCCGATGGAGTCCCACACACTCCCACACACGGGACTCACGTCCTCAGagtgcaggtgaggaaacaggcacGGCGGGGGGTTCAACTCGGGTCTAGGTGGCTCCGCTGCCCCGCCATCCGGAGCGGCACACTCCCCCAGCCCCCCTGCCCAGCCTCCTCTGGCTCCTCCCGCACTCTGCCTGGCAGCAGCGGCCGCTCGTGTACCCGGAGCTCCGGCATCTGGATGATGAGGCTCATGGGCACGTGGACAATGGGGCTCTTCCTGTAGTCCATCGGGACGAGGTTGGGGGCCAGCTCATAGAACCGTGCATGGAGcctgcaggggaagcacagagAAGGGGCTGGAGGGGACGCAGGCCCGGGGGCCCTCAGAGGCCCAGTgctgccctgcctgccccctACCTCCCATGCTGGAGACCCACTTTGGCCAGGAGCCTGGGGAGACCATCTCCTCTTCCCATGGGGTATGGCATCTGTGGGGAAGGCAAGTTCTGCCCAGACCCTGTGCTGATACCCGGATAGGGTCCTGGCGTTCCcaccaccactgctgctgctgccaatgcccagccccctccctcaaGGGCCTGCAGTCCTACCTTATTTTTCCCTCTTTAGACTCTCTTAAGagcctatgtgccaggcatgtcACCGCTTTTATTCTCCTATGACTGTGTGGACAGATACACTGTGACCACAGTTCACAGCTCAGCAAACTGAGGCCTGAAGAGGTTAAGGGTAACTGGTCTACCACCACACAACTAGAAGTCTCAGCGACTACGGAACCCAGGACCAGAAGTCCAGAGCAGAAGCTCTTAacgccccctccccacaccatttCCACTGCTCCCCACTCCTGACCTGCTGAAGACCTGGCCCAGGTTGCTACTGCCCCCAAGCTAGGCCCTGAGGGTTGCTGGGTCTCTGCAAGAGCTTCCAGAAACCCTCTcatcctgggaagcccctgagcctGGGCCACTCACAGCCTCTCTCCAGCTGGGAGCTATTGGGATAGAGCCCACTGCCCTGGGCCTGGCCCTCCCCACTGACGGGTCGGGTCCCCAGCTCCCTCCCATCCTCCCTCCTAGCTGAGGACTCCCTGGAACACAAGCCTGCCTCCATGTTGCGTGGACCCTCAGTTTGCTGCCAGACGAGGGGATAAGTGTCAGGGGCGTTGACTGGGGGGCCGTGGTAGGTAACCTGCCCAAGGTGAGGCCAGGCTTGCAGGGGCCTGGATTGAAGGGGCCCATATCTCCTGGGGCCCATCTGCCCCGCTACCCCCAAAGCCAGAGCAACGCTGGTCTTCTTCTAAGCGGCCTGACCCAGTGACACACTCGTAGGCCCATCCTTAGCAGGCCCTTCAGCATTCACCCAGTCCCCCGTCAGGTTCCACCCAACTCTTGTGGCCCCGCTCCCCAGCCCTCTCCATCAGAGCCCTCTCCATCAGGGCAGCTAACTGCTTGCACAGCGCACACACACGATGTCAGCCACCATTCAGCAAGTGCTCACTCCGTGCCCAGCTCTAGGCTAATCCTGTGTGCACTGCTCTACAGTAAGTCCCCAACAcacgaaccttcaagttgcgaACTTTTAAAGACACAAACGTGTGTTCCCAGGTCCAATCACCTACGTTAGTTCACGAGACTGCTGTGTATTGTCACACGTGTGTGTCCCCTACAAGCGGTTGTGCGTTTGCGTCCTTTACTGTACAGCACCGTATAGAGTACATGAGTGCAGAATCTGTGTCAAGCTAGGTCTGCAAGAGGATGGACCTCACTAAACTCCTTGCTCTGCGACAATACTCATTCTGATACTAATGCAGGCCTGACAGAAGGGAGGCCCAAAGGAAGGATagagagagacaaaaggaaaaagtaacTGAAGAACTGGAGAGATTCCTGACTCAGGAAATGGCaaggggattttctttatttgaggaggcaCTGTTGGCTGCTGAGGCACAGGACCCGATGCAGAACAGTCCAGCAAGGTTGCGGCGGCTGTTCAGAATGCAATCCGGTGCTTCCGTGtcatgagaaaaaaagagctacTACTCAGACATCACTGGATTGTTTTCCAAGAGGGTAGATAGAACTGAATCAGCTAGGAACAAGGCATCTGTGCCATCAACGTCAGGCATGAGTGAAGCTGCAggttgccctccatctcctattgctgatgacccttcagctctgccatctcccacctcctctcctccaGTCAGTGACTCTTACCTGTTtgcttgatgccagcccctgcaTGCCAGCTATTGTACCatgctactgtacttttcaaggtgctgtaagattaaaaatgtcttattttctgtatgtattatttgtgtgaaaagtattataaagttACTACAGTACAGTACTACATAGCCAATTGCTGGCTGGGTACCTTCTTTGCTCTCACTTTTGGCATCAAGGAAAAATCGGCCCTATTTTATACTGTCCCCAAACATGGAACCAGGGCTCTGTATCACCATTTATGTGTCTAGTTTCATATGCTTTCAAGAGGAC
It includes:
- the CIB2 gene encoding calcium and integrin-binding family member 2 isoform X3, which gives rise to MLHARFYELAPNLVPMDYRKSPIVHVPMSLIIQMPELRENPFKERIVEAFSEDGEGNLTFNDFVDMFSVLCESAPRELKASYAFKIYDFNTDNFICKEDLQLTLARLTKSELDEDEVVLVCDKVIEEADLDGDGKLGFADFEDMIAKAPDFLSTFHIRI
- the CIB2 gene encoding calcium and integrin-binding family member 2 isoform X4; translated protein: MDYRKSPIVHVPMSLIIQMPELRENPFKERIVEAFSEDGEGNLTFNDFVDMFSVLCESAPRELKASYAFKIYDFNTDNFICKEDLQLTLARLTKSELDEDEVVLVCDKVIEEADLDGDGKLGFADFEDMIAKAPDFLSTFHIRI